Proteins from a single region of Larus michahellis chromosome 13, bLarMic1.1, whole genome shotgun sequence:
- the ANKRD13A gene encoding ankyrin repeat domain-containing protein 13A isoform X3: MFAPGKSGQPARDKRGRPRLGASSAFPLHVLVWNNDYRRLDEELQDKDVDQRDPRGRTLLHLAVSLGYIESAKVLLQHKADVTKENAQGWTVLHEAVSTGDPEMVQMILQHRDYQQTSMTLGGVPELLQKINETPDFYVEMKWEFTSWVPLVSRVCPSDVCRIWKSGAKLRVDITLLGFENMSWERGRRSLIFKGEDTGGWAELIEINHDDKFVTTERFEISQHMKRLTLGSMTPKRKDVERRLTSPIINTCLDTKNIAFERTTSGFWVWRTEKAEGVNGYEAKVYIANNVNVVTKIRTEHLTEEEKKRYKADRNPLESFLGTVEHEYGAQSTTKTTEYATSNNPTAITLEEYFDPEFDLKGRDIGRPKEVTIRTQKFKATLWMSEEFPLSLMEQVTPIIDLMARTSAHFARLRDFITLEFPPGFPVKIEIPLFHVLNARITFENVNGCRTADKTTSQMVGGAQCDSGANFEVDQSVFEIPKSYHIQDDGRNIHVQDEDNEIMQFAIQQSLLESGGNKEVGVHSNGAVAYSQDFNIQYQRALQESYLTSSGNSHGSTPSEPSSFEKDLQLAMELSVREQEEREKQRREEEDAELQQVLQLSLVEK; the protein is encoded by the exons GATGTTGATCAACGTGATCCTCGAGGCCGGACCTTGTTGCACCTTGCTGTTTCCTTGGGCTATATAGAATCTGCCAAAGTCCTCCTTCAACACAAGGCAGACGTAACTAAAGAGAATGCACAGGGATGGACAG ttttgcatgAGGCTGTCAGTACAGGAGATCCAGAGATGGTACAAATGATTCTGCAGCATCGGGACTACCAGCAGACTTCTATGACACTTGGAGGAGTTCCTGAATTACTCCAAAAGATTAATGAG accCCTGACTTTTATGTGGAAATGAAATGGGAGTTCACTAGCTGGG tccCACTGGTTTCTAGAGTTTGTCCGAGCGATGTCTGCCGCATCTGGAAAAGTGGTGCCAAGCTGCGTGTCGATATCACTTTACTGGGCTTTGAAAATATgagctgggagagaggaaggcGTAGTTTAATTTTCAAAGGAGAAG ATACTGGAGGCTGGGCAGAACTAATTGAGATAAATCATGATGATAAGTTTGTTACAACGGAGCGTTTTGAGATTTCCCAACACATGAAGCGTTTGACATTGGGATCTAtgacaccaaaaagaaaagatgtgGAAAGACGCCTTACCTCTCCAATTATTAATACATGCCTTGATacaaaaaatattgcttttgaaAG AACCACATCTGGATTCTGGGTATGgaggacagaaaaagcagaaggcgTAAATGGTTATGAAGCAAAG gtataCATTGCAAACAATGTGAATGTGGTCACAAAAATACGAACGGAGCATTtaacagaagaggagaagaaaagatatAAAG CTGACAGGAACCCCCTGGAATCATTTCTGGGTACGGTGGAGCATGAGTATGGTGCTCAG AGTACGACCAAGACGACAGAGTATGCCACAAGTAATAATCCGACTGCTATTACTCTGGAAGAATACTTTGACCCAGAATTTGATTTGAAAGGTAGAGACATAGGAAGACCGAAAGAAGTCACCATTCGAACGCAGaa atttaaagcAACCTTGTGGATGAGTGAAGAGTTCCCCTTGTCTCTGATGGAACAAGTCACTCCAATCATTGATCTGATGGCCAGAACTAGCGCTCATTTTGCCAGACTTAGGGATTTCATCACTCTGGAATTTCCACCAGGATTTCCTGTCAAAATTG AAATTCCCTTATTTCATGTGCTGAATGCCCGAATTACATTTGAGAATGTCAATGGCTGCAGGACAGCTGACAAGACAACGTCACAAATGGTTGGAGGTGCACAGTGTGATTCAG GTGCGAATTTCGAGGTTGACCAGTCGGTGTTTGAGATCCCCAAATCTTACCACATCCAAGATGACGGTAGGAACATACATGTGCAGGACGAAGATAACGAGATCATGCAGTTTGCCATTCAGCAGAGTTTGTTGGAATCCGGTGGAAATAAA GAAGTGGGGGTGCATTCCAATGGAGCAGTTGCCTATTCACAGGACTTCAATATACAGTATCAGAG ggCACTGCAGGAGAGCTATCTAACAAGCTCGGGTAACTCACACGGCAGCACCCCTAGCGAACCTTCCAGTTTTGAAAAGGACTTACAGCTTGCCATGGAGTTGTCTGTCCGAGAGCAGGAGGAACGGGAGAAGCAACGTCGTGAAGAGGAAGATGCAGAGCTTCAGCAAGTTTTACAGCTTTCTCTTGTGGAAAAATAA
- the ANKRD13A gene encoding ankyrin repeat domain-containing protein 13A isoform X1, producing the protein MMSSPGRASSAFPLHVLVWNNDYRRLDEELQDKDVDQRDPRGRTLLHLAVSLGYIESAKVLLQHKADVTKENAQGWTVLHEAVSTGDPEMVQMILQHRDYQQTSMTLGGVPELLQKINETPDFYVEMKWEFTSWVPLVSRVCPSDVCRIWKSGAKLRVDITLLGFENMSWERGRRSLIFKGEDTGGWAELIEINHDDKFVTTERFEISQHMKRLTLGSMTPKRKDVERRLTSPIINTCLDTKNIAFERTTSGFWVWRTEKAEGVNGYEAKVYIANNVNVVTKIRTEHLTEEEKKRYKADRNPLESFLGTVEHEYGAQSTTKTTEYATSNNPTAITLEEYFDPEFDLKGRDIGRPKEVTIRTQKFKATLWMSEEFPLSLMEQVTPIIDLMARTSAHFARLRDFITLEFPPGFPVKIEIPLFHVLNARITFENVNGCRTADKTTSQMVGGAQCDSGANFEVDQSVFEIPKSYHIQDDGRNIHVQDEDNEIMQFAIQQSLLESGGNKEVGVHSNGAVAYSQDFNIQYQRALQESYLTSSGNSHGSTPSEPSSFEKDLQLAMELSVREQEEREKQRREEEDAELQQVLQLSLVEK; encoded by the exons GATGTTGATCAACGTGATCCTCGAGGCCGGACCTTGTTGCACCTTGCTGTTTCCTTGGGCTATATAGAATCTGCCAAAGTCCTCCTTCAACACAAGGCAGACGTAACTAAAGAGAATGCACAGGGATGGACAG ttttgcatgAGGCTGTCAGTACAGGAGATCCAGAGATGGTACAAATGATTCTGCAGCATCGGGACTACCAGCAGACTTCTATGACACTTGGAGGAGTTCCTGAATTACTCCAAAAGATTAATGAG accCCTGACTTTTATGTGGAAATGAAATGGGAGTTCACTAGCTGGG tccCACTGGTTTCTAGAGTTTGTCCGAGCGATGTCTGCCGCATCTGGAAAAGTGGTGCCAAGCTGCGTGTCGATATCACTTTACTGGGCTTTGAAAATATgagctgggagagaggaaggcGTAGTTTAATTTTCAAAGGAGAAG ATACTGGAGGCTGGGCAGAACTAATTGAGATAAATCATGATGATAAGTTTGTTACAACGGAGCGTTTTGAGATTTCCCAACACATGAAGCGTTTGACATTGGGATCTAtgacaccaaaaagaaaagatgtgGAAAGACGCCTTACCTCTCCAATTATTAATACATGCCTTGATacaaaaaatattgcttttgaaAG AACCACATCTGGATTCTGGGTATGgaggacagaaaaagcagaaggcgTAAATGGTTATGAAGCAAAG gtataCATTGCAAACAATGTGAATGTGGTCACAAAAATACGAACGGAGCATTtaacagaagaggagaagaaaagatatAAAG CTGACAGGAACCCCCTGGAATCATTTCTGGGTACGGTGGAGCATGAGTATGGTGCTCAG AGTACGACCAAGACGACAGAGTATGCCACAAGTAATAATCCGACTGCTATTACTCTGGAAGAATACTTTGACCCAGAATTTGATTTGAAAGGTAGAGACATAGGAAGACCGAAAGAAGTCACCATTCGAACGCAGaa atttaaagcAACCTTGTGGATGAGTGAAGAGTTCCCCTTGTCTCTGATGGAACAAGTCACTCCAATCATTGATCTGATGGCCAGAACTAGCGCTCATTTTGCCAGACTTAGGGATTTCATCACTCTGGAATTTCCACCAGGATTTCCTGTCAAAATTG AAATTCCCTTATTTCATGTGCTGAATGCCCGAATTACATTTGAGAATGTCAATGGCTGCAGGACAGCTGACAAGACAACGTCACAAATGGTTGGAGGTGCACAGTGTGATTCAG GTGCGAATTTCGAGGTTGACCAGTCGGTGTTTGAGATCCCCAAATCTTACCACATCCAAGATGACGGTAGGAACATACATGTGCAGGACGAAGATAACGAGATCATGCAGTTTGCCATTCAGCAGAGTTTGTTGGAATCCGGTGGAAATAAA GAAGTGGGGGTGCATTCCAATGGAGCAGTTGCCTATTCACAGGACTTCAATATACAGTATCAGAG ggCACTGCAGGAGAGCTATCTAACAAGCTCGGGTAACTCACACGGCAGCACCCCTAGCGAACCTTCCAGTTTTGAAAAGGACTTACAGCTTGCCATGGAGTTGTCTGTCCGAGAGCAGGAGGAACGGGAGAAGCAACGTCGTGAAGAGGAAGATGCAGAGCTTCAGCAAGTTTTACAGCTTTCTCTTGTGGAAAAATAA
- the ANKRD13A gene encoding ankyrin repeat domain-containing protein 13A isoform X2: MVQMILQHRDYQQTSMTLGGVPELLQKINETPDFYVEMKWEFTSWVPLVSRVCPSDVCRIWKSGAKLRVDITLLGFENMSWERGRRSLIFKGEDTGGWAELIEINHDDKFVTTERFEISQHMKRLTLGSMTPKRKDVERRLTSPIINTCLDTKNIAFERTTSGFWVWRTEKAEGVNGYEAKVYIANNVNVVTKIRTEHLTEEEKKRYKADRNPLESFLGTVEHEYGAQSTTKTTEYATSNNPTAITLEEYFDPEFDLKGRDIGRPKEVTIRTQKFKATLWMSEEFPLSLMEQVTPIIDLMARTSAHFARLRDFITLEFPPGFPVKIEIPLFHVLNARITFENVNGCRTADKTTSQMVGGAQCDSGANFEVDQSVFEIPKSYHIQDDGRNIHVQDEDNEIMQFAIQQSLLESGGNKEVGVHSNGAVAYSQDFNIQYQRALQESYLTSSGNSHGSTPSEPSSFEKDLQLAMELSVREQEEREKQRREEEDAELQQVLQLSLVEK; this comes from the exons ATGGTACAAATGATTCTGCAGCATCGGGACTACCAGCAGACTTCTATGACACTTGGAGGAGTTCCTGAATTACTCCAAAAGATTAATGAG accCCTGACTTTTATGTGGAAATGAAATGGGAGTTCACTAGCTGGG tccCACTGGTTTCTAGAGTTTGTCCGAGCGATGTCTGCCGCATCTGGAAAAGTGGTGCCAAGCTGCGTGTCGATATCACTTTACTGGGCTTTGAAAATATgagctgggagagaggaaggcGTAGTTTAATTTTCAAAGGAGAAG ATACTGGAGGCTGGGCAGAACTAATTGAGATAAATCATGATGATAAGTTTGTTACAACGGAGCGTTTTGAGATTTCCCAACACATGAAGCGTTTGACATTGGGATCTAtgacaccaaaaagaaaagatgtgGAAAGACGCCTTACCTCTCCAATTATTAATACATGCCTTGATacaaaaaatattgcttttgaaAG AACCACATCTGGATTCTGGGTATGgaggacagaaaaagcagaaggcgTAAATGGTTATGAAGCAAAG gtataCATTGCAAACAATGTGAATGTGGTCACAAAAATACGAACGGAGCATTtaacagaagaggagaagaaaagatatAAAG CTGACAGGAACCCCCTGGAATCATTTCTGGGTACGGTGGAGCATGAGTATGGTGCTCAG AGTACGACCAAGACGACAGAGTATGCCACAAGTAATAATCCGACTGCTATTACTCTGGAAGAATACTTTGACCCAGAATTTGATTTGAAAGGTAGAGACATAGGAAGACCGAAAGAAGTCACCATTCGAACGCAGaa atttaaagcAACCTTGTGGATGAGTGAAGAGTTCCCCTTGTCTCTGATGGAACAAGTCACTCCAATCATTGATCTGATGGCCAGAACTAGCGCTCATTTTGCCAGACTTAGGGATTTCATCACTCTGGAATTTCCACCAGGATTTCCTGTCAAAATTG AAATTCCCTTATTTCATGTGCTGAATGCCCGAATTACATTTGAGAATGTCAATGGCTGCAGGACAGCTGACAAGACAACGTCACAAATGGTTGGAGGTGCACAGTGTGATTCAG GTGCGAATTTCGAGGTTGACCAGTCGGTGTTTGAGATCCCCAAATCTTACCACATCCAAGATGACGGTAGGAACATACATGTGCAGGACGAAGATAACGAGATCATGCAGTTTGCCATTCAGCAGAGTTTGTTGGAATCCGGTGGAAATAAA GAAGTGGGGGTGCATTCCAATGGAGCAGTTGCCTATTCACAGGACTTCAATATACAGTATCAGAG ggCACTGCAGGAGAGCTATCTAACAAGCTCGGGTAACTCACACGGCAGCACCCCTAGCGAACCTTCCAGTTTTGAAAAGGACTTACAGCTTGCCATGGAGTTGTCTGTCCGAGAGCAGGAGGAACGGGAGAAGCAACGTCGTGAAGAGGAAGATGCAGAGCTTCAGCAAGTTTTACAGCTTTCTCTTGTGGAAAAATAA